The window TGAAAAAGGGGAAATCCTGGGACTCCTGGGACCCAACGGCGCAGGCAAGACCACCATCATGAACATCCTCACGACTCAGATTGTTCCCACTTCCGGAAGCGCCACCATAGAAGGTTTCGATGTGCTGGAGCAGCCCATCGAGGTGCGCCGGTGTACGGGGTATCTTCCGGAGACCGTCCCTCTGTACGTGGACATGGAAGTGGTCGAATATCTGCGGTTCGTGGCTCAGGGCCGGGGACTGGCAGGCCCCGAACTGGAAAATCGCCTCGAGTGGGTCGTCGAGAAGTGCGGCATTCGCACCATGATGAGGCGACTCATTTCACAGCTTTCCAAGGGATACCGACAGCGTGTGGGCCTGGCCCAGGCGTTGATACACGATCCCAAGGTCCTGGTTCTCGACGAGCCGACTTCCGGTCTGGACCCGTTACAGATCATCGGAATTCGCGATCTCGTCAAAGAGCTTGCAAAGGACAAGACCATCATCGTGAGCACCCACATCCTGCAGGAAGTGGAAGCCATAAGCGATCGGATCATTATTATCAATGAAGGTCGAATCATCGCGGACGGCACCCAGCAGGAACTCCAGCAGGCGGCCAGTCAGACGCCGGGTCGTATGGTCGCCTTGAAGGGGAATTCGGCGGATATCGAGCGGGTCCTGAAGGGCCTGCCGGGCGTGAAACAGGTGCTCCCGGTCGCGGTCTCGCAGGACGACGGTGTCTGTTCGTTCCGAATACAGGCGGAACAGGGCCGTGAAATCTGGCCGGAGCTGGCCGGCGCCATCCAGGAAAACGGCTGGCTGGTCAAAGAAAATCGGGAACTGAAACCTTCCCTCGAGGCGGCGTTCATTCATCTGACCCGACGAGAGCTCGGGCAATCTTAGTGCAACGCTTCGGGGGCCGGCGGCATATATAGGTTGCGGCCCGGTACGTGCGGCGCCACGGCGCGTTCACGAACGGAATACGTAGTAACGGGGTAAGCGTCCATGAACAACTTCGGCACCATTTTAAAACGTGAGTTTTCGAGTTATTTCAATTCACCCATCGCCTACATCTACATCATCGTTTTCCTGCTGATCACGGCGGGACTCTATATGTCCACGTTCTTTCTCGTGGGCCAGGCCAACATGAGGGGATATTTCGCAGTCATGCCTCTCTTCCTGAGCGTGTTCATTCCCGCCATTACCATGCGTTTGTGGGCGGAAGAACGCAAACTGGGCACCATCAGCCTTCTGCTGAGCTTTCCCATGCGAAGCGGTGCTCTGGTCCTCGGAAAATTTGCCGCTGCACTGCTGTTCTATCTCACCGCGCTGGCCTGTACCGTAACCGTTCCCATCGTCCTTTCGCTTGTCGGGAGTCCGGATTGGGGGCCGGTGTTGGTCGGCTATTTGGGATCCGCCCTCATGGGATGCCTGTTTTTGGCCATAGGCATGTTCGTGTCCGCCCTGTTCAAAGACCAGATCGTGGCTTTCATCCTGAGTATTCTGATCTGTTTCGGAATGTCCATGCTGGGAGCCGAGTTCGTGGCCGCGTTCATCGACGGTTGGGTCGGCGGGCTCGGAACGGCCCTTCAAAAGGCGCTGGGTGTGTTGAACCACGCCTCTGACTTCGAACGTGGAGTGGTGGACTGGGGGAGCGTGTTCTTCTTCCTCTCGTTTACCGTTATTTTGCTCATCCTGAATACGTTCACCCTGGATAGTAAGATCAAACTTCGTTCCACCGGACGGTTTTACGTTTCAGTGGTATTCCTCCTGGGCATAGGGTTCGTTCTGAATTTGATCGTCAGCGATATACGGTTGGGTCGACTGGATTTCACGGAAGGACGAATTTACACGGTCTCGCCCGCCACAGCCCGGATTCTCTCCAAGCTGCAAGTACCCGTTGAAGTCAACTATTACGTCTCGGAAAAGGGGAAGATGCCTTCGGCGTTGAAAGACATCCGACAGGACGTGGAAGACAAATTATCGGATCTGGCGCGTCTTTCCTCCAACTTCACGTATCATGTGTACAATCCACTGGCGGACGCGGGCAAACTCGAGGAGCTTGAAAAGAAAGGGATCGTACCGTTCCAGGCTCGGAGCATCGAGCAGGATTCGTTGGACATCAAGCAAGTCTATTCGGCCATCAGCGTTACGTACCTCGACAAGAATACCGAGGTGCTCCCCCAGATCGTGCCTCAGAACCTGGGCGCACTGGAATATGAACTCGTGTCGAAAATATACCGAATGACCCTCGAGGATGCTCCCAGACTCACCATGGTCGCGCCTATCGAAACCGCGGACCCCAGATATGACGATCCGCGCATGAGAGCCTTGCTGATGAAACTCGGTCAGACGCCTCCGGAAGAGAGGGACGACTACCAGGGCGGAATGCAGCTTCTGCGCAAGGAAGGTTACCAGGTCAGCCGGGTCGCGCTCACCAAAGAGGAACCCATGCTGAACGAAACCGACACCATGCTGATCATCGAACCGAAGACCCTGAACGACAGGCAAGTCTATGAAATCCAGCGTTTTCTGGCCCGGGGAGGGAACGTGATAGTGGCGGCGCAGCCCCCCATGTTCAACTACTCGCCCACCAGGGGCGGAGGTCTCGAGATACAGCCCGTTCAAGCCCCCGCGGCTGTGAACAAGCTGCTCGAGCCCTATGGGGTGCAGTTGGATTCGGACATTCTGCTGGACGAAGAGATCGAGATCCTCAACGTGTCCGTGCCCAAACGCATCGGTGGCTTGTTTAACGCCATGGTCAGCATGCCGGTCAAGGCGCCGGTTCAAATCCGCGTTCCAGCGGCCGACTTGAATCCGGACATAGGCATCACCAATCGCATCGGCGCCCTGTTGTATCTTTGGGGCGGCGCACTCAAACTGCAGAAGAGCGTCATGGATCAGCACCAGATCAAGCTCGTGACCCTCGCCGAGTCAAGTTCCGCTTCCTGGACCATACCGTTTAAACAAACGCCCCTGGGGCCTGAAGACATAAGCCCTGGTGACCGGAAGACCGTGGGACCGAAACCACTGGCCGTATATCTCGAAGGGCGGTTCCCGGACACCTTCGAAGGTAAGGACGTTCCCCCCTGGCCCCAGGCCCAGACTCCGGACGCGCAGCAGCCGGCCGAAGACGAGGACAAACCGGGGCCGGCGCCTGCGATCGAAAAGAAACCCGGACATCTCATCGTAGTGGGTTGTTCGCAGATGTTTACGAACAATGCTTTGGGAGCATTGGATAACCGGCTCTTCTTCCAAAATATGGTGGACGGCCTGACGTTGAGCGAAGATCTGATCAGCATCCGGGCCAAGAATCAAGCCGTACGATATATCGAAAACGTAACGCCCGGCCAAAACCTCTTCTACCGGTTCTTGACCGTGGCTCTCGTACCTCTGGCGTTGGCCGTCATGGGAATCAGCCGATTTGCAATGAGACGCCGCCG of the Deltaproteobacteria bacterium genome contains:
- a CDS encoding ATP-binding cassette domain-containing protein, translating into MIEAKSLTMYYGSTRAVEDAGFRVEKGEILGLLGPNGAGKTTIMNILTTQIVPTSGSATIEGFDVLEQPIEVRRCTGYLPETVPLYVDMEVVEYLRFVAQGRGLAGPELENRLEWVVEKCGIRTMMRRLISQLSKGYRQRVGLAQALIHDPKVLVLDEPTSGLDPLQIIGIRDLVKELAKDKTIIVSTHILQEVEAISDRIIIINEGRIIADGTQQELQQAASQTPGRMVALKGNSADIERVLKGLPGVKQVLPVAVSQDDGVCSFRIQAEQGREIWPELAGAIQENGWLVKENRELKPSLEAAFIHLTRRELGQS
- a CDS encoding Gldg family protein → MNNFGTILKREFSSYFNSPIAYIYIIVFLLITAGLYMSTFFLVGQANMRGYFAVMPLFLSVFIPAITMRLWAEERKLGTISLLLSFPMRSGALVLGKFAAALLFYLTALACTVTVPIVLSLVGSPDWGPVLVGYLGSALMGCLFLAIGMFVSALFKDQIVAFILSILICFGMSMLGAEFVAAFIDGWVGGLGTALQKALGVLNHASDFERGVVDWGSVFFFLSFTVILLILNTFTLDSKIKLRSTGRFYVSVVFLLGIGFVLNLIVSDIRLGRLDFTEGRIYTVSPATARILSKLQVPVEVNYYVSEKGKMPSALKDIRQDVEDKLSDLARLSSNFTYHVYNPLADAGKLEELEKKGIVPFQARSIEQDSLDIKQVYSAISVTYLDKNTEVLPQIVPQNLGALEYELVSKIYRMTLEDAPRLTMVAPIETADPRYDDPRMRALLMKLGQTPPEERDDYQGGMQLLRKEGYQVSRVALTKEEPMLNETDTMLIIEPKTLNDRQVYEIQRFLARGGNVIVAAQPPMFNYSPTRGGGLEIQPVQAPAAVNKLLEPYGVQLDSDILLDEEIEILNVSVPKRIGGLFNAMVSMPVKAPVQIRVPAADLNPDIGITNRIGALLYLWGGALKLQKSVMDQHQIKLVTLAESSSASWTIPFKQTPLGPEDISPGDRKTVGPKPLAVYLEGRFPDTFEGKDVPPWPQAQTPDAQQPAEDEDKPGPAPAIEKKPGHLIVVGCSQMFTNNALGALDNRLFFQNMVDGLTLSEDLISIRAKNQAVRYIENVTPGQNLFYRFLTVALVPLALAVMGISRFAMRRRRRERYEKTIASSAVGGLA